cgatagaaatgttcaaggtacatccaagagtcttcttctaggaatcacatctgctgagataaagcacaagcgcataagccctggtcagaacccaggatgctactgcgggctccccttccaggataggaaaacctgggaacaacctgcatttttaggacaaggtggcatctatattaataaaagggtaatatgctaattagactgaacatcttctggacgaccttccagatgtccttccggacatccttcccgacaaagccatgtttgcggggccaaggcagaggaggttagaggtgattaggcaggcaggggagagcaattagggggaccaggccagcaggggagagcagttagggcaaacaggctgtcaggggagagcagttagggggatcaggctggcaggcaggtgagcggttaggagccagaggtcctgaggggtcccagattggagagagtgaaggccgagctgaggggacccccttcccgtgcacgagttttgtgcactgggcctctagtctatttatatataaaaccctaatatgcaaatggactaacggtggaacaacagaacaacccgtcactatgacatgcactgaccaccagggggctcacgcagaacatggcaggtggtggcagcaggcggcagagtgcagaacatggcgggcatcggctgaggtgggagggtggagcaagtgagcgggggcgccagaccaaggcaggctgttatcggggtgagcctctggtggttactaaaaattcttgcTCCTGTGTGCTGCAGTCCTGCCAggcacttgcacccgctgctggcgtcGGCCCCgatcgctcggcaccatcagtgggtgcgagcagcggctgccggccctgatcgctcctcagggcttctccacttccccctgctcctgaggggcgattggggcagcagccactgctcacactcaCTGATGGCACCAGCTCTGTTTGTACCTGCTGATGGCgcaggccccaatcgctctgcaccaccagcaggtgcgagcggggctggtgccctaagcgtgtgggagcagcgggagtggggctgccagcagacaggggaccgggggctgcggcaagaggggccaggtgggggcacggaggatgggccaagaccctccCTTgtacccactgcagcctcgcggcccacagttcctttcagggtgcacgaattcgtgcactgggcccctagtgagaTATAAGTACCATTAAGGTCCTAACCTAGATGCTTATTCAAGGATAAGTAATTTCAGAAGACAAGGAAGTCAGTTGACATAGACTCAGATTTCACTGCTACCTGGGAAACTGAACTCAGGAGAAAAACATTCAGTCCCTTGAGGTAATAGGGTACTAGACAAAGCATCAAGGAGTAAAAGAAAAACCTAAAAAAAGTCACAGGGAGGCAGAAGTCAGGGTGGGATCTGACTTGAAATGGAACTATCGATCTGTGTCTCCTTTTTAATGATAGATAGGTACCCTCCTGGGAGTATTTAGTTTGAAGAACACTATCAAgtagccaaaaacaaacaaaaaaattcccaGTTAATGAGGTGTCATGCAAAACAAGAATCCAAAGTAGACACAGAATTTTATCAATTTGAAACATCATTTAGATATTTCCAATTGCCATAAAAATCTTGGGGACATGAACCTGGTGAGTAAAGTCATGGAAGATGAGGCTGGAAATACAGATTGAAGAAGACCCTTTTAAAGATTGTTTATCAGTTAAAGGCTGATTCCTTGAGTTATCCACATGGTTCATTCCTTCACTTCTTTCAAGTCTCTGTTCAAATGTCCCCTTATCAACTAGCCCTTCCTAGAACTCTCTATTCAAAACATCCCGCTTTTCCTCCAATACGTATTTTTCTTCAGAGAACTTATCAGCATATGAGCAACTGAAtagttgtttatttattgatcGCCTTTCTCCCCCAAATACAAACGTAAGCTCAGGGATTTCATTTCATTCACTCCTATATGACCAGCATCTAGAAGAGCACTTGGCATACGTAAATATTTGCTATTGAATAAACAAATAGGTATTTGCATACCCAGAGAAAAAGATAACATAAGCagaacaaaaattttaatgtgcCTAGCCTATTTATCACCTAAATAATTAGAATGATAGTCCAGCAACCTTTTCTGGGTCAGGCTGAAACAGTCCACTTTTGTTTAACTACAGACAACAACAGAAGGCTGGGCTTGAAAGAAGGCCTTTTGTAGTCAGTCCTTCCGGTCTTTTGTTTCTAACCTTCCTGAGGCAGCACTGGTAACTTCTGGTATTGATAGGAAACCCTCAAATTTCTCAAGAATGTGAAATCTGTTGAGTAAAATGACCACACTAGTAAGTAAACCAATGAAAGACGTGATTATGGAAATTTTGTTCTGAGAATGGATTACTACTGGCTTAGAATCTTACTGATTTATTCTTCCATATACTTTTGAGTATCAGCATCTGTTGAAGAGCCAgtttatttctttgaattctaGTTAGGTTAACAACAAAACGTTTGCATAAATGCTTTAAGTCAAATGTGTTCTGCTTTTAAGTGTATCTGCAATAATGTTCATAGAACTAAGATCTTAAAAATCtggaatttgtaaaaaaaaaaaacccaaaaaacagaAATCTAATCAAAtgtatattcattttcattttgaagaccaaaaatttaaaaataaaaatattaatttgagtaTCTAAAAATGACTGAATACCAATTTTCAGTTAGGGAAAAAATGATATGCTTGTTCagatccttttcccatttttttaaagggtTGTTAATTATTGTAAGTTTTATTCTAAtacatttctgtaaaaaaatttGTCCTTTAACTATTATATAAAGTGGAATATGACAGACTGACATTTTCTTCCGACTACTCTGTTTATAGTGTttcttgaaacaaaacaaaactattggGAAGACAAAATGGCGGCCGAATAGGCGGATGAGTCCCGCAccttctcatggagcagatagaagaaacagctgaattgaataacatccacccagaattggtgaattaagcACAGCTGGCGAGACAATCGTGGAAGGAAAGGTCAGAGGTCGCTTGGAGAGAGGTGGGgttggggatctgggctggagggactagagtctcagagggagagTGCACTACACCAAATCCGCATCCCTTGGGGACAGTGTAGCGCTCgactgtggaagggggtccacagggctgttGGCAGTGGGAgactctagatctaagcccaTAGCCGTGGGAGGCTgcgcccagaaaggcagcctgaagttctgcatCAGCTGTGTGCagtgcagtgcagggaggagagagacacgCAGCGGCGcggttgctctgtctttatattttccttgcttttgctTGCTGAAACTAGTacataggatctttcaattacaaacactcaccgaGACTGCaatgcaggggaaggtggttttgtggaagctggggagcAAAATAGGGAGAGACgaccaggaagccagctctgggacagtccaGTCCCTCCAACTCTGAACCGACATTATTCTCCTGAAGATCAGACCCCTCCTAGCAGCGAAGCTGCACCCAGCCTTGAGATCCGCGGGGAAACAAGGTTTCTGAATACCCCCAGGGAgcctcagggactgggttgaggggccatttggtcccagaaactAATACATGAACACCGTCACCTAGAGGATGTGTCATAAATAGACACTTGTGTAAATatgactgaaagcaggcagaaaaacaaagtggGCAGTTTGATCCCATCTGCCTGAAACCAAGTTATGGCATCTGACACTGAGGAGTGGTGGATCACTGGAAACTTCAACACGGTGCTAACTACCTAACAGAAAACTGAGACTTGGCAGGCAGAAgagtagagaggggtcttaaactagcccccatgggacattaaaaccAAGCTGAAGCAAATgaacttcactacttcacttttttattagaGGCTGGGTGCaaaaaattagtgcatgggtagggtccctaggactggcccgcgatcagggccgatctgtgaggCAACCTACAGGGCAATGGGGGCCCCCCGCTCGCACGCACCttagcctggtgccacctgctccaCCCTCCCACTGCGGTCCCGTTCTCCTTGGGGCCcccactgccgcccgctgccagcgccgcatcgctgacacctgccatgttccgtgccgccccctggtggtcagtgcacatctagCTCCCAGTGGGTCGAACTCccgcccgtggggacaatttgcatatgtcttttattatatacgattttttacttaagaaactaaaaaatttttttctctattctttatttttattatttttatttattattattacttttttaacctttcattatttttttaattttggagggaattagtgttctacattctatttttattttattattattattttactctatatcattttctcctttataccaaccctttcttcctcacttcaccctttttcatcctgttgcTCTTCTCCTGTtcttgctttagtttttctcttttaactccttgttaaaaattgatctttatctgctttattgacacattactattatagtaggctctgttggcttactcatatatctaatttcctctcccctacttcaagtccatgcacccttctcttttctctttcttccctagccaattttttttcttgttgttgttgtttgtttttgtttttttattttatgcttttgtttttcctctcctcacttgttctctttttctactaatagcttaaatAGTTTCAATCACCAAACTCAGGCTTATCTGCTCtctactctattctcctttttcaaaaatagatgaatatatagatagattaaagaaaggggaatatatatatatgtgtgtgtgtatattttatgtatatatatatataaattttcttatatatattttaacatatatatttattattatttttaattattattatcatttttattgaatattctgttttttacttttcttcttatacactcattctctttctaacTCCTCTATACTAAATCATGTAAGAGTTAGCTTACAATAACAAAAAGCTTAATTTAACAAATAGCAATCTATTTTTAAGCACCaataacatgcacacacacaaaactgcaaATGAACATTTAAGTAAATAAGAAGTCAGGTGAATAACAATATTAATACATTGGAGAATAGTCTAATGTAAAACTTTAATTCTTTGAGAAAATGCCATATTCAAAATGAAAGTGGAAGTAAACAAGGTCAGGGTATATAAAtgcttatatttaatatttaatgactAAAAAGTAGATTATCAGTTTGAAAGTAGATTActaaaaaactgtaaaaaaaatttcttttgagaatacAAGCTTATTAACTACCTTCTCCTTTTTTCATTACTGTTTACTCAGTTTCCTGCTTCTATATGAGCATACATATACTACTTTTTCTATACCAATTCCATACAAAGATATTCagtcatttaaagttttaagttTATTGATTATAagtaatattcacattttttgtTTCACTTGATTATAAATTTCTcagtcaaaacaataaaaatagattataatTCAAGAGGGATTTATCAACAAACAGCCAAAGTTGCTGAGCATGAAAGTGTAGCTCAAATTAAAAAAGTGCAAAATCAGCATAAAGTATATTACTgcaacatattatttttaattttttcacacattatttttaaattagctaaGTAGtttataaaggaaaacaaattgcTCCTAAATTCCTTAAATACTTAATTCTATCAAAAGGAAGAGTTTCAGTCCAAATGGAACCAAACTAGAAAATAACAACAGTAAAACACAACTGTATCTAGCCTTTTCTgaaaatttgtaatttaaaataagaaaaacatgtgTATGTCCAATAATTGTGATATCTTCAGTCTTGAGAAAATAACATCTACTTTCAACTATCCCCACCACACATGCTTTCTCTTTCCAATTTCTTagggctttaaaaaatgaatagactttaaatataaatatatagagaaacCACTCATAGGAGCTTTTACATGAAGACAAATTTGAACCATATTCCAAAATATAGTTAATGTCATATTaagaggaaaaggggaggagtCGGGGAATGAAATAAAATTCGTTTGAAAAGATACAATTTAATTGTGTGCATAAGATTAACATTgcacaaaacaaacatttttaaatttattctttagtGAAagtggtaatttaaaaatagaactagtgctctaaaatattaattcaattttatagaaaagagtAAAGAATGTTAAAAAATTGTTTATCAAAAACTAAAGACATCTGGGATTGGAGCCATTCACAATCATaccaattaaattaaattaaatcttgAGGAACAATTATGGAAAACAGAAGCCAAGAGTGGCAAAACTACTGTTGGTCTCTCAATCAAATCCTTTATACACCCGAAGATTAAATTGCTCTCTTTCagtcattatagttttaaaaaaatgttttattaagatATCACTAgcaatttcaatttaaaaatactcatacatattttatttctaaaaaaaaaatcatatcctAAACACAAAAGTAAACAAGAGAAACAAGCTTAATactgattttctctctctttcaattcTTACTaccagaagaaagaataaaaggaaagaaaagaaagaaaaccccgAGAGCTGGTCATTATCCCAGAAGGTATTTCCGCATAAAAAGAGTTAACAACCAGACGACTCAGCTAAACAGTGACAAGCCTCCCAGGTACATCCTCAGCAGACACATTTCCagattaaagaaatgcaaacaaaCTGGGCTGAAACCTTTCTTTGTCCAAGCCCAGCCTCTTCTTCCTGTGATGTCATACTACAAATCTAGCAAGCCTTTATTTTTCACTTCAGAGAAAGTCCATCGCACAATACAGCTGGCAACAGAGAAAAAGACCTCGTTCAGCAAGAGCTAACACGCTTAGGAATTTATTTAGGAGCATTTAAAAGACTCTTCTGTTTACCACCACTTGGGATCCACTACCGgaataacaaaaaggaaaacttcattttaaaaaagcaagaagtAAATGAGACCAAATCGGGAATGTTTAAGTCTCTGAAAGTCTGCATTGAAAAGCAAACAATAAAATTGCTAACTTTAGCTTAAACATTCTGGAGCACAAAGAAACTTGAATTTTGGAATATCATCCAGACTACTGAAATACGAGTGCACCAGACAAGGAGATTTATTTCGTCTTAGGACACAGCGCTTCTTTACCATCTATAGTCCAATGGATTGGCTTCACTGACTGCATTTTTTAAAGGTTGCTCATCGGTTAACAAGCCCTGGATTCAAAGATTCTTTGGATACTAGAAAATGAGACTACTTTCCTGTTGAGGAACCAAGTGCAAGCTTTACAGCAACAAATTTCATGTTTCTTTTGGAGATTCTGGAGAGAAAGGAGTTATTTATCAGACCACCCAAGGATCCGAAGGATTTGCAAATATCCTGGGGTTTCTTTAAGCGGTCAGAATCTGAATGCCAAAGGAGCCTGCTGCTGACCAAAGGGCTTGAACACAGGACGCGGACGTGCCTTTAGGATGGTAAGCAATAACAGCTCGCAGTGCTCCTATGACGACTCCTTTAAGTACACTTTGTACGGGTGCATGTTTAGTATGGTGTTTGTGCTTGGGTTCATAGCCAACTGTGTTGCcatatacattttcatttgtaCCCTCAAAGTGCGAAATGAAACGACAACGTACATGATTAACTTGGCAATGTCAGACTTGCTTTTCGTTTTCACTCTACCCTTCAGGATTTTTTACTTTGCAACACGGAACTGGCCATTTGGAGATTTACTCTGTAAAATTTCAGTCATGCTGTTTTATACCAACATGTATGGAAGCATTCTGTTCTTAACCTGCATTAGTGTAGATCGATTTCTGGCCATTGTCTACCCATTTCAGTCAAAGACTCTAAGGACCAAACGAAATGCAAAAGTCGTCTGCACGGCCGTGTGGTTAACTGTGATGGGGGGAAGTGCGCCAGCAGTGTTTTTCCCGTCTACCCACTCTCGGGGCAACAGCACCTCAGAAGCCTGCTTTGAAAATTTCCCTGACGCCACATGGAAAACTTATCTCTCACGGATTGTAATTTTCATTGAAATAGTGGGGTTCTTTATTCctctaattttaaatgtaacttGTTCTAGTATGGTGCTAAGAACTTTAAATAAACCTGTTACATTAAgtagaagtaaaataaacaaaactaaagtTTTAAGAATGATTTTTGTACATTTGGtcatattttgtttctgttttgtgccTTATAATATCAAccttattttatattctcttatGAGAACACAGACATTTGTGAACTGCTCGGCAGTGACAGCAGTAAGGACCATGTACCCAATCACTCTCTGCATTGCTGTTTCAAACTGCTGCTTTGACCCAATAGTTTACTACTTCACGTCAGACACAATtcagaattcaataaaaatgaaaaactggtCTACTAGGAGAAATGACTCAAGATCCTCTGAAGTTCAAGGCACAGAAAACTTTATTCATCATAACCTAGAAGCCTTAAAAACGAAGATATTTGACAGTGAATCTACGATATAAGCTGCCTGGAATAAAACCACTGGAACTTCACTGAGACAGAACCTCCAAGTTCCTTCAACTGTGAAAGGTTTTCTTGAACAAGTCTTTcttcacctcaaaaagaaaatgagcatgtggacattttgaagtttttagtattaaaaaaaagttgtattCAATGTGTTAAGCATTCAAATGTATTCTATTCTTATAAACactccaatttatttttcttagccaTTTCTTGATTTGTACCTtcctcttcattaaaaaaaaaatcccttaaaaAGTTGTTCAAAGTCTAAAAGTGATTATGATTTAAATCATGTGGTGAGCATCTGTATTGCCTTTGAAGTTTTTAGTAATTTTATACTAagtgatttacaaatattaaatgttttaagtgATATTTTATTCAACATATCTAATTTCAGTTTCATCTGAATTGAAACTACTAATCATGTTTCTTATACTATAATAACATAAATGAGAACAGagagtaatttaaaataagagtttttggagtatttttttcaaaaagtagcTAAAAATGACTTATGTAGAATAATAGATACTATTTGGGGATCTTGAGCAGTTACACTTAAAGATAACATTAAGGACTTTGTATTTGCATGCAATTCATAAAAAGCAGATGCTATCTAACTATGAAGTACAGCATGCTTTAAAATTGCTATTCGATCCATTTTCTGGCTTTACTGGCACCcaatttcaaaatgttatatGCCACAAAAATTGACGAGAAAactaattaaatgttattttgctaaataaatgtttaaaaaataaaattctactgAAGGTACATTTTCAAGGTATATTTATGTCACACTAAAAAACttgtattttaagtattttaggTTAGTGAAGCACCATAAATAGTAAGAGAGTAAAATACAG
The sequence above is a segment of the Eptesicus fuscus isolate TK198812 chromosome 8, DD_ASM_mEF_20220401, whole genome shotgun sequence genome. Coding sequences within it:
- the LPAR6 gene encoding lysophosphatidic acid receptor 6, producing the protein MVSNNSSQCSYDDSFKYTLYGCMFSMVFVLGFIANCVAIYIFICTLKVRNETTTYMINLAMSDLLFVFTLPFRIFYFATRNWPFGDLLCKISVMLFYTNMYGSILFLTCISVDRFLAIVYPFQSKTLRTKRNAKVVCTAVWLTVMGGSAPAVFFPSTHSRGNSTSEACFENFPDATWKTYLSRIVIFIEIVGFFIPLILNVTCSSMVLRTLNKPVTLSRSKINKTKVLRMIFVHLVIFCFCFVPYNINLILYSLMRTQTFVNCSAVTAVRTMYPITLCIAVSNCCFDPIVYYFTSDTIQNSIKMKNWSTRRNDSRSSEVQGTENFIHHNLEALKTKIFDSESTI